A part of Caldicellulosiruptor owensensis OL genomic DNA contains:
- a CDS encoding LacI family DNA-binding transcriptional regulator, translated as MKYTIKDIAKITGYSVATISRVLSGKEGVSEEKRKEILKIIEQLGYIPNQSARRLRSKETKNILVMIPDIENYFYNKLIKGIETEVREKGYNIILGDFSDSQEIEEEYYRMMKGQIADGILIVGSMSQPQRIVEVSRQFPMVVISDYFSDELVTVCIDNFKAAYDATMFLYKCGYRRIAKITGKIGAVLSQDRLKGYRIALENLGLEFNERYIKYGDFKYESGYRLAKELLKIFPPPDAIFCSNDEMAIGACDAAKELGFSIPEELGIMGFDDIELSSMVTPKITTVHQPRYEMGKLAAQLLINILAGEEVSKGKYILDTSIIPKESTKNANITK; from the coding sequence ATGAAGTACACAATAAAAGACATAGCAAAGATAACTGGCTATTCTGTTGCGACAATTTCAAGGGTGCTGAGCGGCAAAGAAGGAGTAAGCGAGGAAAAAAGAAAGGAAATCTTAAAAATTATAGAGCAGCTTGGGTATATTCCAAATCAAAGTGCAAGAAGACTCAGAAGCAAAGAAACTAAAAATATTCTGGTAATGATACCTGATATAGAGAACTACTTTTACAACAAGCTCATAAAAGGTATTGAGACAGAGGTGCGCGAAAAAGGGTATAATATAATCCTTGGTGATTTTTCAGATTCTCAAGAAATTGAAGAAGAATATTATCGGATGATGAAAGGGCAGATAGCAGATGGAATCTTAATTGTTGGGAGTATGAGCCAGCCACAGAGGATTGTTGAAGTATCAAGACAGTTCCCTATGGTTGTGATTTCTGACTATTTTTCTGACGAGCTTGTGACTGTATGCATCGACAATTTTAAGGCAGCGTATGATGCCACAATGTTTTTGTACAAATGTGGATATAGGAGAATTGCTAAGATAACTGGTAAGATAGGAGCAGTATTATCACAGGACAGATTAAAAGGTTACAGGATAGCTCTTGAAAATTTGGGATTAGAGTTTAACGAAAGATACATTAAATATGGTGATTTTAAGTATGAAAGCGGCTATAGACTTGCAAAGGAACTTTTAAAAATATTTCCACCTCCTGATGCTATCTTTTGTTCGAACGATGAAATGGCAATTGGCGCATGTGACGCAGCAAAAGAACTTGGTTTTTCGATTCCTGAGGAGCTCGGCATTATGGGATTTGACGATATTGAACTTTCTTCAATGGTGACGCCTAAAATTACCACAGTTCATCAGCCGCGATATGAAATGGGAAAGTTGGCTGCACAACTTTTGATAAACATTTTAGCAGGAGAAGAAGTTTCAAAAGGCAAATACATCCTTGACACTTCAATAATTCCAAAAGAATCAACCAAAAATGCAAATATAACAAAGTAA
- a CDS encoding type II TA system antitoxin MqsA family protein, with amino-acid sequence MNKTYCPNCKKNVSFTIKKEVIKEFKGIEVNVEEYIPLCNECGNELFVAEIENENLKRLYTRYREITGLITPEEIQKIREKYNLSQRELGQILGWGKMTINRYERGALPSKSHSDILKLIQTSEDFFYKKVEEAFLCGRITERTYDKIKTNRKNHVAEIRKKIITAELDSPESIYNGFKNFDLEKLENLISYLSDKVENLYLSSLNKYLWYIDFLHFKRYSRSITGLSYIRYTYGPVIKGFVYNEIATYPSDKFFVEEYETEDGAIKTSFKSRKNYDLSLFTQEELDTINIVINFLKDKNCRTISELSHQELAWQQTPMKELISYEYSKALKLESS; translated from the coding sequence ATGAACAAAACTTATTGTCCGAATTGCAAAAAGAATGTTTCTTTCACAATCAAAAAAGAAGTTATAAAAGAATTCAAAGGTATAGAAGTAAATGTGGAAGAGTATATACCACTTTGCAATGAGTGTGGAAATGAACTGTTTGTGGCTGAAATCGAAAACGAAAACCTCAAAAGACTTTACACACGCTATAGAGAAATAACAGGTTTAATTACCCCCGAAGAGATTCAAAAGATAAGGGAAAAATACAATCTTTCACAAAGAGAACTGGGACAAATTCTTGGCTGGGGGAAAATGACAATAAACAGATACGAGCGAGGTGCTTTGCCTTCAAAGTCACACAGTGATATTTTGAAATTAATTCAAACCTCTGAAGATTTTTTCTACAAAAAAGTTGAAGAAGCATTTCTCTGTGGAAGAATAACTGAAAGGACATATGACAAAATAAAAACAAACAGGAAAAACCATGTTGCTGAGATACGAAAAAAAATTATTACTGCAGAACTCGATTCCCCTGAAAGTATTTATAACGGCTTTAAAAATTTTGACCTGGAAAAGTTGGAAAACCTGATAAGTTATCTTTCAGATAAAGTTGAGAATTTATATTTGAGCTCCCTAAACAAGTACTTATGGTATATCGACTTTTTGCATTTTAAACGTTATTCACGGTCTATTACCGGCTTGAGCTATATACGTTACACATATGGCCCAGTTATTAAAGGGTTTGTATACAATGAAATAGCAACTTATCCAAGTGATAAATTCTTTGTAGAAGAATATGAAACAGAAGATGGAGCAATCAAAACAAGCTTCAAAAGCAGAAAAAATTATGATTTATCGCTGTTCACACAAGAGGAATTAGATACTATCAATATAGTAATAAATTTTTTGAAAGATAAGAACTGCAGAACCATTTCAGAGCTATCTCACCAAGAGCTTGCATGGCAACAAACACCGATGAAAGAATTAATTTCGTACGAATATTCAAAAGCCCTTAAATTAGAAAGCAGTTAA